A region of the Agromyces sp. CF514 genome:
TCTTCAGCGCGGCGTCGTGCCGCCAGGTGCCGATCTCGTCGTCGAAGCCCGTGACGTGCCAGTGCCATTCGCCGATCTCGTCGAGCAGGACGCTCGCCTCCCACCGGTCGGTGCCGGGCGCCGTCAGCGACATGCGCTCGCGGCGCACCAGCCCGGACGGGGCGGTGAGCACGAGCATTGCTCCGACCTGATCGTGCCCCTCGCGGAACACGTTCGCCCGGAACGGCACCACTTCGCCGTCGAAGGCCTTCGGATGCCAACGGGGGTCGGGCACGGCGGGGGAGAGCCGGGTGACGGGGATGCGACCGGCGCGAACGGATCGGGTGCTCACGTGAACGACCGTAGCGCGGAATGCCTCGCCGGGGCGTGCCGACGTTCACACATTCGACATGCACGGCACGTAGGTTGGTGCCGTGAAGCCGATTCGCAAGTTCACCGTCCGCGCCGTCGTCCCTGCCCCGCTCTCGGCACTCGAGGAGCTCGCCGCCAACCTCCGCTGGTCGTGGCACGAACCGACCCGGCGATTGTTCGAGGCCATCGATCCCGAACTGTGGCGCGCCTCGAACCGCGACCCCGTGACACTCCTCGGCGAGGTCGCGCCCGAACGGCTCGCGGCGCTCGCCGGCGACGGAGGATTCGTCGACTGGGCCGAGCGCGAACGCGCGGGGCTCCGCGCGTACCTCGACGAGCCGCGCTGGTTCCAGTCGCTCGGCGCCGAGGTGCCCCGCACCATCGCGTATTTCTCGCCCGAGTTCGGCATCACGGCGGCGCTGCCGCAGTACTCCGGCGGACTCGGCATCCTCGCAGGCGACCACCTGAAGGCCGCCTCCGACCTGGGCGTGCCGCTCATCGGCGTCGGCCTGTTCTACAAGGCGGGCTACTTCTCGCAGTCGATCACCGACGACGGCTGGCAGCAGGAGCGCTACCCGGTGCTGGACCCCGACGGGCTGCCGCTGTCACTGCTGCGGCATCCCGACGGATCGCCCGTGCAGGTCACGCTCGCGCTGCCGGACGACGGCTCGCTGCACGCGCGCGTCTGGACGGCCGCCGTCGGACGCATCCCGCTGCTGATGCTCGACACCGACATCCCGGCGAACACCGATGCGCTGCGGTCGGTCACCGACCGTCTCTACGGGGGCGGCGGCGAACACCGCCTGCTGCAGGAGCTCCTGCTCGGCGTCGGCGGAGCGCGGGCGGTCAAGGCCTACACCGAGCTCACCTCACGGCCCGCGCCCGACGTGTTCCACATGAACGAGGGGCACGCCGGGTTCCTCGGCCTCGAGCGCATCTCGACGCTCATCGGCGAGGGGCTCTCGTTCGCCGAGGCGCTGCAGCTCGTGCGCGCGGGCACCGTGTTCACGACGCACACCCCCGTTCCCGCGGGCATCGACCGCTTCGACCGCGGGCTCGTGGAGCGCTACCTCACCTCGTCGCTGCTGCCCGGCGTCGAGCTCGCCGACGCGCTCGCTCTGGGGGTCGAGCCCGGCGCGGACCCGGCCACGAGTGCGTTCAACATGGCCGTCATGGGGCTGCGGCTCGCCCAGCACGCGAACGGCGTGTCGAAGCTGCACGGCGAGGTGAGCCGGCGCATGTTCGGCGACCTGTGGCCCGGTTTCGACAGTGACGAGGTGCCCATCACGTCGATCACGAACGGCGTGCACGCGCCGACGTGGACCGATCCGGCGCTCGTCGCGCTCGCCGAGTCCAACCTCGGCACCGGCGACACCGAGCACGCCGACTGGCGGAGCGAGGCGGTCTCCGACGCCGAGTTCTGGGGCGTCAAGCGGGGCATGCGACTGCAGTTGGTCGAAGACGCGAGGCGCCGCCTCGCTGCGGCGTGGAGCGAGCAGCACGCCGGCGCCCAGCCGCCGAAGTGGGTGCGACAGGTGCTCGACCCCGACACGCTTACGGTCGGGTTCGCGCGTCGCGTGCCCACCTACAAGCGCCTCACGCTCATGCTGCAGGATCCCGAGCGGCTGAAGGCCATCCTCACGAACCCCGAGCGCCCCGTGCAGTTCGTGATCGCGGGCAAGTCCCACCCCGCCGACGACGAGGGCAAGCGGCTCATCCAGAAGCTCGTGCAGTTCGCCGCGCAGCCCGAGCTCCGCGAGCGCATCGTGTTCCTGCCCGACTACGACATGGGCATGGCCGAACTGCTGTACCCCGGTTGCGACGTGTGGCTGAACAACCCGCTCCGCCCGCTCGAGGCGTGCGGCACGTCGGGCATGAAGGCCGCCATGAACGGCGCGCTCAACCTCTCGATCCTCGACGGCTGGTGGGCCGAATACGAGGGGGAGGACTACGGCTGGGTCATCCCGTCGGCGGATGCCGCCGGCGACGCCGGCGAACGCGACGCTCTCGAGGCGGCCTCGCTCTACGAGCTGCTCGAGCACCGCGTCGCGACCCGGTACTACGAGCGCAACCACGACGGCGTCCCCGAGGAGTGGGTGCGCCGCGTGCGGACGACGCTCGACACGCTCGCACCCGAGCTCGGTGCCGATCGCATGGTCAAGCAGTACGTCGAGGAGTTGTACCGTCCGGCCGCCGAGCAGGCCGAGCGCGTCGCCGCCGACAACGACCGCGGCGCCAAGGACCTCGCGGCGTACCTCGAGCGCGTCCGGGCCGCCTGGCCGAGCGTGCGGGTCGGGCATGTGGAGTCGGGCGGCGTCGACGCGCCGCACGTGGGAGACGAACTGCAGCTGCGCGCGCACGTCGATCTCGGCGGGCTCTCCGCTGACGACGTGACGGTCGAGGCCGTGCACGGTCGCAGCAGGTCCGACGAGCGCATCGAACACGCGCAGCGCACGCCGTTGGCGCCCGCGATCACGGGCACGGATGCCGGCGCCGCCGTCGGGGGTCCGCAGCTGTACACGGGCACGATCGTGCTCGATCGCGCCGGCTCCTTCGGCTACACGGTGCGCGTCGTTCCGCGGCACGCGCTGCTCGTCTCCCCGGCGGAACTGGGGCTCGTCGCCCTCGCCGACTGAGGCGTGCGCCGTCCGGCCTGCGAGCGCAGGCCGGACGAACCCGGTCAGCGGGCTCTGGCGATGGGCGCGTAGGCGGCCGAGGTGATCGCGACGAGGTCGTCGGGCGCGAGCTCGAGGTCGAGTCCCCGGCGACCGCCCGACACGTAGACCGTCTCGCAGACGATCGCGGACTCGTCGAGCACGGTGGGCAGCGGCGTCTTCTGGCCGATGGGGCTGATGCCGCCGACGACGTAGCCGGTCTTGCGCTCGGCGACGGCCGGATCGGCCATCTCGGCCCGCTTGCCGCCGAGGGCCTGCGCGAGCGCCTTGAGGTCGAGTTGCATCGCGACGGGCACGATCGCGACGGCGAGGGAACCGTCGACCGAGGCGAGCAGGGTCTTGAACACGCGCTCGGGGTCGAGTCCGAGCTTCTCGGCGGCCTCGAGGCCGTAGGCGGCGGCACGCGGATCGTGCTCGTAGGCGTGCACTCGGAAGTCGACGCCCGCCCGGGTCAACGCGAGGGTCGCGGGCGTGCCGGCCGCGGCATCCGCTCGCCTGGCCATCAGCCGGCGGTCCGAGCGTCGCCGACCGGGTCGTCGGAGGCCGGGGGATCGATGACGGACATCGCATCGGATGCCGCGCTCGACGCCTCGCCGAGCGCCCGGTAGAGCAGCATCGCCTGCGGGGGCACCGCGATGCGCTCGCCCGGCAGGTGCTCGCTCGCCTCGGTCACCGGGTGCTCGTCGTTGGAGTCCCAGAGCAGCATGTAGCCCGTGACGCCGTCGTGCTCGGGCAGCACGACCTCGGTGGGCGTCTCGTGCGCGTGCACGACGAGCAGGATGCGGTTGAACGCCTCGACCTCGGGCGTCGACGCCGCGAGGTACTGCAGCGTGCGCTCGGCCGGGTCGTTCCAGTCGTCGATCGTCATGGTCTCGCCGTCGGCGTTGTACCAGTCCATCTGCGACGCGCTCGGCGTGGTCTCGCCGAACACGCCGAAACGCACGGGCCTGATCGCCGGGTTGTCGCGACGCAGGGCCACGAGCCGGCGGGTCGTGGCCTCGAGGCCCGCATCGCGTTCGTCGGCGCTCCACGAGAGCCAGGTGAGGTCGGAGTCCTGGCAGTACGCGTTGTTGTTGCCCCGCTGCGAACGCCCGTACTCGTCGCCGGCAGTGAGCATCGGCACGCCCGCCGAGAGCAGCAGCGTTCCGAGCAGGTTCCGGATGCTGCGCCGACGCGCCGCGAGCACCTCGACGTCGTCGGTCTCGCCCTCGACTCCGTGGTTGTAGGAGTTGTTGCCGTCGGTGCCGTCGCGGTTCTGCTCGCCGTTGCCCAGGTTGTGCTTGACGTCGTAGGCCGTGAGGTCGGCGAGCGTGAAGCCGTCGTGCGCGGTGATGAAGTTGAGGCTCGCGAGCGGGCCCCGTTCGAGGCTGAACGTGTTCGACGACCCGGCCAGGCGTGTCGCGAAGCGGCCGATGCCGCTGCCCGCGTCGCCCGTCTGCCGTTCGCGGCGCAGGTCGCCGAGCCAGAAATCGCGCATGCGGTCGCGGTAGCGGTCGTTCCACTCGACGAAGCCGCGCGGGAAGTTGCCGGTCTGCCAGCCGCCGGGGCCGACGTCCCACGGCTCGGCGATGAGCTTCGTCGCCCCGATGACCGGGTCGGCGAGCATCGCCTGCAGCAGCGGGTGATCCGGCGTGTAGGCGCCGTGGTCGTCCCGGCCGAGCGTGGCTGCGAGGTCGAGACGGAACCCGTCGACCTGGAGTTCGTCTGCGAAGTGCCGGAGCGAGTCGAGCACGAGACGCTGCGGCTCGGTGCGTCCGAAGTCGAGCGTGTTGCCGCACCCGGTCGTGTCGACGTACCGGCCGTGCGCGTCGTGGCGGTAGTACGCGGCGTTGTCGATGCCGCGGAACGAGTACGTCGGGCCCTGCCGACCCTCTTCGGCGGTGTGGTTGTAGACGACGTCGAGCACGACCTCGAGGCCGGCGGCGTGCAGGCTCCGCACCATCTCGGCGAACTCGCGGCGCACGGCTCCCGCGCCCTGCGCGCGGGCGGCCGCGGTCGCGTACGGCGCGTGGGGGGCGAAGAACGCGAGCGTGTTGTAGCCCCAGTAGTTCGTGCGGCCCTGGCGCTTCAGACGGTGCTCCGACAGGAACGCGTGCACGGGCAGCAGTTCGACGGTGGTCACGCCGAGCCCGGTCAGGTACTCGAGCGAGGCGTCGTGGGCGAGGCCCGCGTACGTTCCGCGAAGCGTCTCGGGCACGGCCGGATTCAGCTTGGAGAACCCGCGCACGTGGGCCTCGTAGACGACCGTGTGGTCGAGCGGCACCCGCGGCTTGGCCGTGCCCGCCCAGTCGAAGGCGTCCGCATCGGCGCCTCCGCCCGTGCCGCCGACCAGCGGATCGAGGGCGACGCCGTGCCATGACCCTCCGCCGACCGCGGCGAGTCCGCGCGCGTACGGGTCGAGGAGCGTCTGCGCGGGGTTGAAGGCGTGCTCCACCCCGGTGGGGCCGTCGACGCGGAATCCGTACCTGGCACCGTGCACGAGCGCCGCAGAGGACCCCTGCCACACGCCGTGGTCGTCGCGCGCGAGTTCGACGCGGTCGGTCGCCCACCCGGCGTCGGCGCGATCGAAGACCTCGAGCTCGACCGAGGTCGCGTTCGCCGACCAGACGCGGACCGTGCCGCCGTCGGGGCCGGTGCGCACACCGAGGTCGTGCAGGGGATCGCTCTCAGACATGCGATCTAGAGTAGGACCACGAACTGGTTGGAGGGCGCATGCCGGTCTATCTCGACCACGCGGCGACCACGCCGGTACGGCCGGAGGCGATCGAGGCGATGGTCGACGCG
Encoded here:
- the glgP gene encoding alpha-glucan family phosphorylase; this encodes MKPIRKFTVRAVVPAPLSALEELAANLRWSWHEPTRRLFEAIDPELWRASNRDPVTLLGEVAPERLAALAGDGGFVDWAERERAGLRAYLDEPRWFQSLGAEVPRTIAYFSPEFGITAALPQYSGGLGILAGDHLKAASDLGVPLIGVGLFYKAGYFSQSITDDGWQQERYPVLDPDGLPLSLLRHPDGSPVQVTLALPDDGSLHARVWTAAVGRIPLLMLDTDIPANTDALRSVTDRLYGGGGEHRLLQELLLGVGGARAVKAYTELTSRPAPDVFHMNEGHAGFLGLERISTLIGEGLSFAEALQLVRAGTVFTTHTPVPAGIDRFDRGLVERYLTSSLLPGVELADALALGVEPGADPATSAFNMAVMGLRLAQHANGVSKLHGEVSRRMFGDLWPGFDSDEVPITSITNGVHAPTWTDPALVALAESNLGTGDTEHADWRSEAVSDAEFWGVKRGMRLQLVEDARRRLAAAWSEQHAGAQPPKWVRQVLDPDTLTVGFARRVPTYKRLTLMLQDPERLKAILTNPERPVQFVIAGKSHPADDEGKRLIQKLVQFAAQPELRERIVFLPDYDMGMAELLYPGCDVWLNNPLRPLEACGTSGMKAAMNGALNLSILDGWWAEYEGEDYGWVIPSADAAGDAGERDALEAASLYELLEHRVATRYYERNHDGVPEEWVRRVRTTLDTLAPELGADRMVKQYVEELYRPAAEQAERVAADNDRGAKDLAAYLERVRAAWPSVRVGHVESGGVDAPHVGDELQLRAHVDLGGLSADDVTVEAVHGRSRSDERIEHAQRTPLAPAITGTDAGAAVGGPQLYTGTIVLDRAGSFGYTVRVVPRHALLVSPAELGLVALAD
- the ybaK gene encoding Cys-tRNA(Pro) deacylase, which gives rise to MARRADAAAGTPATLALTRAGVDFRVHAYEHDPRAAAYGLEAAEKLGLDPERVFKTLLASVDGSLAVAIVPVAMQLDLKALAQALGGKRAEMADPAVAERKTGYVVGGISPIGQKTPLPTVLDESAIVCETVYVSGGRRGLDLELAPDDLVAITSAAYAPIARAR
- the glgX gene encoding glycogen debranching protein GlgX is translated as MSESDPLHDLGVRTGPDGGTVRVWSANATSVELEVFDRADAGWATDRVELARDDHGVWQGSSAALVHGARYGFRVDGPTGVEHAFNPAQTLLDPYARGLAAVGGGSWHGVALDPLVGGTGGGADADAFDWAGTAKPRVPLDHTVVYEAHVRGFSKLNPAVPETLRGTYAGLAHDASLEYLTGLGVTTVELLPVHAFLSEHRLKRQGRTNYWGYNTLAFFAPHAPYATAAARAQGAGAVRREFAEMVRSLHAAGLEVVLDVVYNHTAEEGRQGPTYSFRGIDNAAYYRHDAHGRYVDTTGCGNTLDFGRTEPQRLVLDSLRHFADELQVDGFRLDLAATLGRDDHGAYTPDHPLLQAMLADPVIGATKLIAEPWDVGPGGWQTGNFPRGFVEWNDRYRDRMRDFWLGDLRRERQTGDAGSGIGRFATRLAGSSNTFSLERGPLASLNFITAHDGFTLADLTAYDVKHNLGNGEQNRDGTDGNNSYNHGVEGETDDVEVLAARRRSIRNLLGTLLLSAGVPMLTAGDEYGRSQRGNNNAYCQDSDLTWLSWSADERDAGLEATTRRLVALRRDNPAIRPVRFGVFGETTPSASQMDWYNADGETMTIDDWNDPAERTLQYLAASTPEVEAFNRILLVVHAHETPTEVVLPEHDGVTGYMLLWDSNDEHPVTEASEHLPGERIAVPPQAMLLYRALGEASSAASDAMSVIDPPASDDPVGDARTAG